A DNA window from Aestuariispira ectoiniformans contains the following coding sequences:
- a CDS encoding transporter substrate-binding domain-containing protein: MRPSVSLYRKESRPFLFLGTVLGKTHASRSYRVGFLYSVTGSYRAIAQDLYDGACMALDEVNGDEAFDFHLSPEFRDPAGVSERYTDFCDSLIRKDGCKHIIGTITSLARKEVLPTVEKFDALLWYPCPYEGFECSENVIYTGASPNQHILPLFEYVIPKFGRRVYLTGSNYIWGWETNRIGRELIHACDGEVLGEKYLPIDSTDIDHIIADIRAQKPDFILNNLIGNSSYAFVKAYRRLAEEDPEFAADKRPIVSCNLTECELPQLGAAGVGHLSTAVYFASRTDEQNREWLARFRSFAGGDRIPSVFVAQGYATVRMLAEAIRRGGTDDVPTVRQHLMSEPADTPFGPVRIDASNNHTALTPLIGRIADARNFDIVSRADEAIAPDPYLVHFDADVFRGKVGRADRATLRVVRP, translated from the coding sequence CGCGGCCTTTTTTGTTTTTGGGGACAGTTTTGGGTAAGACGCACGCAAGTCGGAGCTATCGGGTCGGGTTTCTGTATTCAGTGACCGGGTCTTATCGCGCTATTGCACAGGATCTTTACGACGGTGCCTGTATGGCACTGGACGAAGTGAATGGCGATGAGGCATTCGATTTTCATCTAAGTCCTGAGTTCAGGGATCCGGCTGGCGTTTCGGAACGCTATACGGATTTTTGTGACAGCCTGATCCGGAAGGACGGATGCAAACATATCATTGGCACGATCACGTCGCTTGCGCGCAAGGAAGTCCTGCCGACGGTCGAGAAATTCGATGCGCTGCTATGGTATCCTTGCCCTTATGAGGGGTTCGAATGCAGCGAAAATGTGATCTATACGGGGGCGAGCCCGAACCAGCATATCCTGCCGCTGTTTGAATATGTCATCCCCAAATTCGGACGCCGCGTATACCTGACCGGGTCGAATTATATCTGGGGCTGGGAGACCAACCGGATCGGGCGCGAATTGATCCACGCCTGCGATGGTGAGGTCCTGGGCGAAAAATATCTTCCCATCGACAGCACCGACATTGATCACATCATTGCGGATATCCGGGCGCAAAAACCGGATTTCATCCTGAACAATCTGATCGGCAATTCCAGCTATGCCTTTGTTAAGGCCTATCGGCGGTTGGCCGAAGAAGACCCTGAATTTGCCGCAGACAAACGCCCGATTGTCAGTTGCAACCTGACCGAATGTGAATTGCCGCAGTTGGGCGCAGCCGGTGTCGGACATCTCTCCACGGCGGTATATTTCGCTTCCCGGACCGATGAACAGAACAGGGAATGGCTGGCGCGCTTCCGCTCCTTCGCCGGAGGGGATCGCATTCCATCTGTGTTCGTGGCCCAGGGCTATGCAACGGTGAGGATGTTGGCGGAGGCCATTCGCCGGGGTGGCACGGATGATGTTCCCACAGTGCGGCAGCATCTTATGAGCGAACCTGCCGATACCCCCTTCGGGCCTGTGCGGATTGATGCCAGTAATAACCATACTGCGCTAACGCCTTTGATCGGCCGGATTGCGGACGCCAGGAACTTCGACATTGTTTCCAGGGCAGACGAGGCTATCGCCCCCGATCCGTATCTGGTGCATTTCGATGCGGATGTTTTCCGTGGCAAGGTCGGACGGGCCGACCGGGCCACTTTACGGGTGGTCCGGCCATGA
- a CDS encoding ANTAR domain-containing response regulator, which yields MRRVNRIPNFRGWRAWVLHRPSAAIDPLLRQLERLGMSVDRYWPDLPALGGVPEKPVDILFFDADMGMDEQFPWAADQAPIPTVALIGSEAPGRLEWVLSRQSGAHLQKPVSSAGVFSSAVLAVHAFEQQQKLQAEICELRRRLKLRPVVAKVLMTVMLSHNVDEHGALRAIRAEAMKKQQTIEDFCAAIVASGRSGSADFSPIVSN from the coding sequence ATGAGGCGTGTGAACCGGATTCCGAATTTCCGCGGCTGGCGTGCCTGGGTGCTGCACCGGCCAAGCGCGGCTATCGATCCGCTTTTGCGCCAGTTGGAGCGATTGGGCATGTCCGTTGACCGTTATTGGCCGGACCTGCCTGCCTTGGGCGGGGTGCCGGAAAAACCCGTGGATATTCTTTTCTTCGACGCGGATATGGGGATGGACGAGCAGTTCCCCTGGGCAGCCGATCAGGCCCCGATTCCGACTGTCGCCCTGATCGGGTCGGAGGCACCGGGCCGACTGGAATGGGTGCTTAGCCGCCAAAGCGGTGCGCATCTGCAAAAGCCGGTTTCCTCTGCCGGGGTGTTCAGTTCCGCGGTGCTGGCGGTTCATGCCTTTGAACAACAACAGAAACTGCAGGCGGAGATTTGCGAGCTGCGCCGACGTCTGAAGCTGCGTCCTGTTGTGGCCAAAGTGCTTATGACCGTCATGCTGAGCCACAATGTCGATGAACATGGAGCGCTTCGGGCAATCCGCGCCGAAGCGATGAAAAAACAACAGACAATCGAGGATTTCTGCGCCGCCATCGTTGCTTCCGGGCGAAGTGGCTCAGCGGACTTCTCGCCAATTGTATCCAATTAA
- a CDS encoding ABC transporter permease has protein sequence MLVLAELAKRKLALVGLILIVIIAGAALLAPLIAPYDPQNQMFDGLTIEGAPIPPSAQFWLGTDLLGRDLLSRLIYGAQTSLIIGVVANGSAVLIGAMVGVVAGFFRGWIGTILMRTTDLMMAFPALLLAIVLAAIFKPSLWIVAMVIAMVNWVQVARVIYTETRSLAEREFIEAEWGIGAGRFRILFKHMLPHLLSTMVVWATLGIATTVLLEATLSYLGVGVQPPTPSWGNIIFENQTYFTSAPWLVFFPGIAIILLALAFNLVGDALRDILDPTQKGRH, from the coding sequence ATGCTTGTTCTTGCCGAACTGGCCAAAAGGAAACTCGCGCTTGTGGGATTGATCCTCATTGTGATCATCGCCGGTGCCGCCCTCCTTGCGCCATTGATCGCACCATATGATCCGCAAAACCAGATGTTTGACGGGCTGACGATTGAAGGGGCGCCGATCCCGCCCAGCGCACAGTTCTGGCTGGGGACAGACCTGTTGGGGCGCGACCTGCTGTCCCGTCTGATCTATGGGGCGCAGACGTCGCTGATTATTGGTGTGGTCGCCAATGGTTCGGCGGTGCTGATCGGGGCCATGGTTGGCGTCGTCGCAGGATTTTTCCGGGGCTGGATCGGAACAATCCTGATGCGGACAACCGATCTGATGATGGCGTTTCCGGCGCTTCTTCTGGCAATTGTCCTGGCCGCGATTTTCAAGCCCAGCCTGTGGATCGTCGCCATGGTGATCGCCATGGTCAACTGGGTCCAGGTGGCCCGTGTGATCTATACCGAAACGCGGTCGCTGGCGGAGCGTGAGTTTATCGAGGCTGAATGGGGGATCGGCGCGGGACGGTTCCGTATCCTGTTCAAACATATGCTGCCCCATCTCCTCTCAACCATGGTGGTCTGGGCGACGCTTGGTATCGCCACCACCGTACTGTTGGAGGCGACGCTGTCCTACCTGGGTGTGGGTGTACAGCCGCCGACACCAAGTTGGGGCAATATCATCTTCGAGAACCAGACCTATTTCACCTCCGCCCCGTGGCTGGTGTTTTTCCCCGGCATCGCAATCATCCTGCTGGCCCTGGCCTTTAACCTGGTGGGGGATGCGCTGCGGGATATCCTCGATCCGACACAGAAGGGGCGTCACTGA
- a CDS encoding ABC transporter permease, with amino-acid sequence MIAYILRRLIQAALILLGVSVITYALLFLLPADPARQIAGRSATVETVANIRAQLGLNLPFYEQYLRYLGNLLQGDFGRSYLQKTEVGELIVARLPATLLLMAGAIFCELLFGLTAGAVGALKRNTPLDRGLMVASFVGVSAPQFVVGILMLYLFAVVLGWFPIGGYGTFAHLVLPSVSMGFLGAGWYSRMMRSSMLDVLRQDYVRTARAKGLGRVRIFFIHAFPNALLPIIAMIGIDIGMFMSGIVVVESVFGWPGIGQLAWQAIQRVDIPIIMGVTLVSACAIVLGNLLADLIAPFIDPRIKLR; translated from the coding sequence ATGATTGCCTATATTCTCCGGCGTCTTATTCAGGCGGCTCTGATCCTGCTGGGTGTCAGCGTTATCACTTATGCCTTGCTATTCCTTCTGCCCGCCGACCCGGCGCGTCAGATTGCGGGGCGCAGCGCCACGGTGGAGACGGTTGCCAATATTCGTGCTCAACTGGGCCTGAACCTGCCGTTTTACGAGCAATATCTCCGCTATCTTGGCAATCTTCTGCAGGGTGATTTCGGTCGCTCCTATTTGCAGAAGACCGAGGTAGGGGAACTGATTGTTGCCCGTCTGCCTGCAACCCTTTTGTTGATGGCGGGGGCGATCTTCTGTGAGCTTCTCTTCGGGCTGACGGCAGGGGCGGTCGGGGCGTTGAAGCGGAACACACCGCTGGATCGCGGGCTGATGGTGGCGTCCTTTGTCGGTGTTTCCGCCCCGCAATTCGTGGTCGGCATCCTGATGTTGTATCTGTTTGCGGTGGTTCTCGGATGGTTCCCCATCGGGGGGTACGGCACCTTTGCCCATCTCGTTCTGCCGTCCGTGTCCATGGGATTCCTCGGGGCGGGCTGGTATTCGCGCATGATGCGCTCCTCCATGCTGGATGTGTTGCGGCAGGATTATGTGCGCACCGCTCGCGCCAAGGGGCTGGGCCGTGTCCGTATCTTTTTCATCCATGCCTTTCCCAATGCCCTGCTGCCGATCATTGCGATGATCGGGATTGATATCGGCATGTTCATGAGCGGCATTGTGGTGGTCGAATCCGTCTTCGGCTGGCCGGGTATCGGTCAACTCGCCTGGCAGGCGATCCAGCGGGTCGATATCCCGATCATCATGGGTGTGACCCTGGTTTCGGCCTGCGCCATCGTGCTGGGAAATCTATTAGCGGATCTGATTGCACCTTTTATCGATCCGCGCATCAAGCTGCGCTGA
- a CDS encoding ABC transporter substrate-binding protein translates to MYRKLLKGVALAALIAGTTVTGAAIPTSAAHAAGSVTVTYKDDVSTLDPAIGYDWQNWSMIKSLFDGLMDYKPGTTELVPDLAEDYSVSDDGLTYTFNLRKGVKFHNGRELKASDVKYSLDRVVNPKTQSPGAGFFETIKGYDAVSSGSTDSLAGVEAVGDYTVKISLNQPDAAFLHKMALNFAHVVPKEAVEKWGQDFGKHPVGTGAFMLDEWTLGQRLVFKANPDYYHAGIPKLDSIVFEVGQEPVVALLRLQRGEVDIAGDGIPPAKFLEVMKDPEYKDLVVSGEQLHTGYITLNTKIPPFDNLKVRKAVNMAVNKDRIVRVINGRAKPANQPLPPLMPGYNSDYKGYPFDPEKAKALMTEAGYGDGVETTLFVANTDPQPRIAQAIQQDLSAIGMKVDIKSLAQANVIAAGGEADQAPMIWSGGMAWIADYPDPSNFYGPILGCGGAVPGGWNWSWYCNKDLDAEAAKSDAMADPAQADERIAMWRDIFTKIMGDAPWVPVFNEQRYTIRSPRIDAPDELLVDPVHIPVHYDYISVK, encoded by the coding sequence ATGTATAGAAAACTGTTGAAAGGGGTGGCGCTTGCCGCATTGATCGCGGGGACCACCGTGACGGGGGCCGCCATTCCAACCTCTGCCGCCCATGCTGCCGGCAGTGTGACCGTTACCTATAAGGATGACGTGTCCACCCTGGACCCGGCAATTGGTTATGACTGGCAGAACTGGTCCATGATCAAAAGCCTGTTTGACGGCCTGATGGACTATAAGCCGGGCACCACGGAACTGGTCCCTGATCTGGCTGAGGACTACAGCGTGTCCGACGACGGGCTGACCTATACCTTCAATTTGCGCAAGGGCGTGAAGTTCCACAACGGGCGCGAGTTGAAGGCATCGGATGTCAAATACTCGCTCGACCGTGTTGTGAACCCGAAAACGCAGAGCCCGGGTGCCGGTTTCTTTGAAACCATCAAAGGCTATGACGCTGTTTCCAGTGGTTCTACTGACAGCCTGGCCGGGGTTGAGGCCGTTGGTGACTATACCGTAAAAATTTCCCTCAATCAGCCGGATGCGGCCTTCCTGCATAAAATGGCGCTGAACTTTGCGCATGTGGTGCCGAAGGAAGCGGTTGAGAAATGGGGCCAGGACTTCGGCAAGCACCCGGTCGGTACCGGTGCCTTCATGCTGGACGAATGGACCCTGGGGCAGCGTCTGGTCTTCAAGGCGAACCCGGACTACTACCATGCGGGTATCCCCAAACTCGACAGCATTGTGTTCGAGGTAGGTCAGGAGCCTGTGGTGGCCCTGTTGCGCCTGCAGCGCGGCGAGGTTGATATTGCCGGGGACGGCATCCCGCCGGCAAAATTCCTCGAAGTCATGAAAGACCCGGAATACAAGGATCTGGTTGTTTCCGGTGAACAGCTTCACACCGGCTATATCACCCTCAATACAAAGATCCCGCCGTTCGATAACCTGAAGGTTCGTAAGGCCGTCAATATGGCCGTGAACAAGGATCGCATTGTCCGTGTTATCAATGGTCGGGCCAAACCGGCGAACCAGCCGCTGCCGCCGCTGATGCCGGGCTATAATTCCGACTATAAGGGCTATCCCTTCGACCCGGAAAAGGCCAAGGCGCTGATGACGGAAGCAGGCTATGGCGACGGCGTTGAAACTACGCTTTTCGTTGCCAATACCGACCCGCAGCCGCGCATCGCACAGGCGATCCAGCAGGACCTGTCTGCAATCGGTATGAAAGTGGATATAAAGTCGCTGGCACAGGCCAATGTCATCGCCGCAGGCGGCGAGGCGGACCAGGCACCGATGATCTGGTCGGGTGGCATGGCCTGGATTGCGGATTATCCCGATCCGTCAAACTTCTACGGCCCGATCCTGGGTTGCGGTGGTGCGGTGCCGGGTGGCTGGAACTGGTCGTGGTATTGCAATAAGGACCTGGATGCAGAAGCGGCCAAGTCCGATGCCATGGCAGACCCGGCGCAGGCGGACGAACGCATTGCGATGTGGCGTGACATCTTTACCAAAATCATGGGTGATGCGCCTTGGGTGCCGGTGTTCAACGAACAGCGTTACACCATCCGCTCGCCGCGTATTGATGCCCCGGACGAGCTTCTGGTCGATCCGGTGCATATCCCTGTTCATTATGACTATATTTCGGTGAAATAA
- a CDS encoding acetamidase/formamidase family protein, producing MCKSADYTIHAAHHHHGWDHSIPPVETVAPGTTLEFECIDSAGGQLDFDSTADDIAKLDFGKINPVTGPIFIDGAKPGDAVKITIEGFKPSGFGWTANIPGFGLLADQFEEPAMHIWKYDPDTMAPSLFLKYGKVPLKPFAGTIGLAPAEPGTHSVVPPRRIGGNLDIRDLAAGTTLYLPVEVAGALFSIGDTHAAQGDGEVCGTAIESPMNATVTLDLVKNAQLETPRFTTPGPVTNHLDRMGYEVTTGIADDLMVAARDAVRRMVDWLGKTQGMAAVDAYMLCSVCGDLRISEIVDQPNWVVSFYFPRVVFE from the coding sequence ATGTGCAAATCTGCGGATTACACAATCCATGCTGCGCATCATCATCACGGGTGGGATCATTCGATCCCGCCCGTCGAGACCGTTGCGCCCGGCACGACCCTTGAATTCGAATGTATCGACAGTGCCGGCGGGCAGCTTGATTTCGACAGCACGGCTGATGATATTGCCAAATTGGATTTCGGTAAGATCAACCCGGTGACGGGGCCGATTTTCATTGATGGCGCAAAACCCGGCGATGCCGTGAAAATCACCATCGAAGGCTTCAAGCCCTCGGGCTTTGGCTGGACGGCGAATATTCCGGGCTTTGGCCTGCTGGCCGACCAGTTCGAAGAGCCTGCGATGCATATCTGGAAATATGATCCGGATACGATGGCGCCGTCGCTTTTTTTAAAATATGGCAAGGTTCCGCTGAAACCCTTTGCGGGAACCATCGGTCTTGCCCCGGCGGAACCGGGGACCCATTCGGTGGTGCCTCCGCGCCGGATTGGCGGCAATCTCGACATTCGTGACCTGGCTGCCGGGACGACCCTTTACCTGCCGGTCGAAGTGGCCGGTGCATTGTTCTCGATTGGCGATACCCATGCCGCCCAGGGGGATGGCGAGGTATGCGGGACGGCGATTGAAAGCCCGATGAACGCCACCGTGACACTTGATCTGGTCAAGAATGCCCAGCTTGAGACGCCGCGGTTCACCACGCCCGGACCCGTGACCAACCATCTGGACCGGATGGGCTATGAGGTGACGACGGGTATCGCCGATGACCTGATGGTTGCGGCCCGTGATGCGGTGCGGCGCATGGTTGACTGGCTGGGCAAGACGCAGGGCATGGCGGCGGTGGATGCCTATATGCTGTGTTCCGTCTGCGGCGACCTGCGTATCAGTGAAATTGTCGACCAACCCAACTGGGTGGTGTCCTTCTATTTCCCGCGCGTCGTTTTTGAGTGA
- a CDS encoding ABC transporter ATP-binding protein, with translation MSDKRSAKPEKILEIRDLVTQVATPAGPKTVVDGLTLDLHRGETLCIAGESGSGKSMTSLSIMGLLPQPMAKVAGGKILLNGTNLLELSERQMRDVRGNKVAMIFQEPMTSLNPVLTIGRQLGEAIWTHNPTSKAKVQARALEVLKQVRISEPEKRLKQFPHELSGGMRQRVMIAMALACNPDVLIADEPTTALDVTIQAQILGLMRDLQRETGTAIILITHDMGVVAEMADRVIVMNQGKVVDSGAVHDLFEAPQDAYTQDLLAAVPRLGAMTGSDGPASTKGQALDTSAVDPLISVRDLTVRFDIHGGLLQRVQKRVHAVEKVSFDIFPGETLSIVGESGCGKSTTGRALMQLLPWQGEIVVDGQKVNARSHKQTRALRRDLQMIFQDPYASLDPRMTVGELVAEPMVIHGLATGQELEDRVEYLFKRVGLPADSARRHPHEFSGGQRQRVCIARALSLSPKVIIADESVSALDVSVQAQVLDLLGELQAESGISYLFISHDMAVVEQISHRVAVMYMGQIVEIGPRRAVFENPQHPYTKKLMSAVPIPDPKKRREHFSRISGEVPSPVHDLDYQPEYADLISVATQHFVARTAVEAAV, from the coding sequence ATGAGCGATAAGCGTTCGGCCAAGCCGGAAAAGATCCTGGAAATAAGAGACCTGGTAACACAGGTTGCCACGCCCGCGGGGCCGAAAACCGTGGTCGACGGCCTGACCCTGGACCTTCACCGTGGAGAAACCCTGTGTATCGCAGGGGAGTCCGGCAGCGGCAAGTCCATGACGTCGTTGTCGATCATGGGATTGCTGCCCCAGCCGATGGCAAAGGTTGCAGGAGGCAAAATCCTGCTCAACGGCACGAATTTGCTTGAACTGTCGGAGCGCCAGATGCGTGACGTGCGCGGCAACAAGGTCGCCATGATCTTTCAGGAGCCGATGACATCGCTTAACCCCGTCCTGACGATCGGCCGCCAGTTGGGGGAGGCGATTTGGACACACAACCCGACCTCGAAAGCAAAGGTACAGGCGCGGGCACTTGAAGTCTTGAAACAGGTTCGTATTTCCGAACCGGAAAAACGCCTGAAGCAATTTCCGCATGAATTGTCCGGCGGTATGCGCCAGCGCGTGATGATTGCCATGGCCCTGGCCTGCAATCCGGATGTGTTGATTGCTGACGAGCCGACTACGGCCCTCGATGTAACGATCCAGGCACAGATTCTGGGCCTGATGCGTGACCTGCAACGTGAAACCGGGACCGCGATTATCCTGATTACCCATGACATGGGCGTGGTTGCAGAAATGGCCGACCGTGTGATCGTTATGAATCAGGGTAAGGTTGTGGATAGCGGGGCGGTTCACGATCTTTTCGAAGCCCCGCAGGATGCGTACACACAGGATCTTCTCGCCGCGGTCCCTCGGCTGGGGGCCATGACGGGCAGCGACGGTCCGGCAAGCACCAAGGGACAGGCGCTGGATACCAGCGCGGTGGACCCGTTGATTTCGGTCCGCGACCTGACCGTACGCTTTGATATCCACGGCGGATTGCTTCAACGCGTACAAAAACGCGTTCATGCGGTGGAGAAGGTCAGTTTTGATATCTTCCCCGGCGAAACGCTTTCCATCGTTGGTGAAAGTGGCTGTGGCAAGTCGACCACGGGTCGGGCGCTCATGCAGTTGCTGCCCTGGCAGGGGGAGATTGTAGTTGACGGTCAAAAGGTAAATGCCAGATCACATAAGCAGACGCGGGCGTTGCGCCGTGATCTGCAAATGATCTTTCAGGACCCTTATGCCTCGCTTGACCCGCGCATGACTGTTGGTGAACTGGTTGCCGAACCAATGGTCATTCATGGCTTGGCAACGGGACAGGAGCTGGAAGACCGTGTGGAATATCTGTTCAAACGGGTCGGTTTGCCCGCGGATTCCGCCAGGCGCCATCCCCATGAATTTTCCGGGGGGCAACGCCAGCGCGTCTGTATTGCGCGTGCCTTGAGCCTTTCCCCCAAGGTGATCATTGCTGATGAATCCGTGTCGGCCCTTGATGTTTCCGTCCAGGCGCAGGTGCTGGACCTGTTGGGTGAACTGCAGGCGGAAAGCGGCATTTCCTATTTGTTTATTTCGCATGACATGGCTGTCGTCGAACAGATCAGTCACCGTGTGGCTGTCATGTATATGGGCCAGATTGTCGAGATCGGGCCGCGCCGTGCGGTGTTTGAAAACCCGCAGCATCCATACACGAAAAAACTGATGTCGGCGGTGCCGATTCCCGATCCAAAGAAACGGCGGGAGCATTTCAGCCGGATCAGCGGCGAAGTGCCAAGTCCGGTTCATGACCTGGACTATCAGCCGGAATATGCCGACCTGATCTCGGTTGCCACCCAGCATTTCGTGGCACGGACCGCAGTGGAAGCCGCAGTCTGA
- a CDS encoding inositol monophosphatase family protein: MTATTATFIPDEHLLNVAQIAANNATEVALHFFNNSLQVNYKADESPVTVADWEVENILRDVILEHFPDHGIFAEESGSSNLKQDIVWTIDPIDGTKSFITGMPLFGTLISALRDGVPTVGLIHMPALDKTFTGIRGGQAHHKGQVIRTRQCPTLDQAICFIGEGDKMLAQNLGLYENLTRSTRLTRFGYDCYSYAQLACGKIDIVIEQGLHPYDFCALVPVIEAAGGVITDWQGSPLSLDSGGEVLACGDPQLHAQALKLIERYQCDRQ, translated from the coding sequence ATGACAGCCACCACCGCCACCTTCATTCCAGATGAACATTTGCTGAATGTCGCGCAGATCGCGGCAAATAATGCCACGGAGGTCGCCCTTCACTTTTTCAACAACAGCCTGCAGGTCAACTACAAGGCAGACGAATCCCCGGTTACCGTTGCCGATTGGGAAGTGGAAAATATCCTTCGGGATGTCATTTTGGAGCATTTCCCCGACCACGGAATATTCGCAGAGGAAAGCGGTTCTTCAAACCTGAAGCAGGATATCGTCTGGACGATAGACCCGATAGACGGCACCAAATCCTTCATAACCGGCATGCCGCTTTTCGGCACCCTCATCAGCGCCTTGCGCGACGGTGTCCCGACTGTCGGCCTCATCCATATGCCCGCCCTCGACAAAACCTTCACCGGGATAAGGGGCGGACAGGCCCATCATAAAGGACAGGTCATCAGAACCCGGCAATGCCCGACCCTGGACCAGGCAATCTGCTTTATCGGTGAGGGTGACAAGATGCTGGCGCAAAACCTGGGTCTATACGAAAACCTGACACGGTCGACCCGGCTCACCCGTTTTGGCTATGACTGTTATTCCTATGCCCAACTGGCCTGTGGCAAGATCGACATTGTGATTGAACAGGGTCTCCACCCCTATGACTTCTGCGCTCTTGTTCCCGTCATCGAGGCGGCGGGCGGCGTCATCACTGACTGGCAGGGCTCCCCGCTCAGTCTCGATTCCGGAGGTGAAGTCCTGGCCTGTGGAGACCCGCAACTCCACGCGCAGGCCCTGAAGCTGATCGAGCGTTATCAGTGCGACCGTCAGTGA
- a CDS encoding choline/ethanolamine kinase family protein yields MTDNYQFVSTLPFWTGPIDPKPLDGGITNVNFVVEDAGQKFVVRVGGDIPLHQVMRFNERAASEAAFEAGISPEVVYATEGALVLRFIEGKTYDAVDIRRQQTLEKILPVIRKCHRDMPKYLKGPALIFWVFHVLRNYASTIVEGQGRRAADVPQLMEMAEKLEKAVGAIDLVYGHNDLLPANFLDDGDRLWLIDWDYGGFNSPLFDLGGLASNAGLSPGQEEWLLEAYFDKPVTDDLRHRYAAMKCASLLRETMWSMVSELHSEIDFDYATYTDTNLKNYESAVSAFLDM; encoded by the coding sequence ATGACCGACAACTATCAGTTTGTTTCAACTTTGCCCTTTTGGACGGGGCCCATTGATCCAAAGCCCCTGGATGGTGGCATCACCAATGTGAATTTCGTGGTGGAGGATGCCGGACAGAAATTTGTGGTCCGGGTTGGGGGCGACATCCCGCTGCATCAGGTGATGCGGTTCAATGAACGTGCGGCAAGCGAAGCCGCGTTCGAAGCGGGAATTTCTCCGGAAGTCGTCTATGCGACCGAAGGTGCGCTGGTTTTGCGTTTCATTGAGGGCAAAACCTACGATGCGGTGGACATACGGCGTCAGCAGACACTGGAAAAGATTCTGCCGGTTATCCGGAAATGCCACCGGGATATGCCTAAATATCTGAAGGGCCCAGCACTGATTTTCTGGGTGTTCCACGTCTTGCGCAATTACGCCTCGACCATTGTTGAGGGGCAGGGACGGCGTGCGGCCGATGTGCCCCAATTGATGGAGATGGCGGAGAAACTGGAAAAGGCCGTTGGGGCAATTGATCTTGTTTACGGTCATAACGACTTGTTGCCCGCCAATTTCCTGGATGACGGTGATCGCCTCTGGCTGATTGACTGGGACTATGGCGGTTTCAACAGTCCGCTTTTTGATCTTGGCGGTCTGGCGTCGAATGCCGGTCTGTCCCCCGGACAAGAGGAATGGTTGCTGGAGGCCTATTTCGACAAGCCCGTGACCGACGATCTGCGCCATCGCTATGCGGCAATGAAATGCGCCTCTCTCTTGCGTGAAACCATGTGGAGCATGGTGTCGGAACTGCATTCCGAAATCGATTTCGACTACGCGACCTATACCGATACGAATTTGAAAAACTATGAAAGTGCGGTTTCCGCCTTTCTTGATATGTGA